One window from the genome of Cucumis melo cultivar AY chromosome 10, USDA_Cmelo_AY_1.0, whole genome shotgun sequence encodes:
- the LOC103496750 gene encoding major pollen allergen Ole e 6-like, producing the protein MAKKMIALFLMCIVVVAALQFASANKEDEVAKYEAKFDAKYKSCFKTCEKECLENGSGQSYCEVKCDEDCNEKEVADKLHIELH; encoded by the exons atggcCAAGAAAATGATTGCATTGTTCTTGATGTGCATTGTTGTGGTAGCTGCTTTGCAATTTGCCAGTGCCAACAAGGAGGATGAAGTGGCCAAATATGAGGCCAAATTTGATGCCAAATACAAGTCTTGCTTTAAAACCTGTGAGAAGGAATGTCTAGAAAATGGCAGTGGCCAAAGCTATTGTGAAGTTAAATGTGACGAAGATTGCAATGAAAAAGAAGTTGCTG ATAAGCTACACATTGAATTGCATTGA